The Salvelinus namaycush isolate Seneca chromosome 1, SaNama_1.0, whole genome shotgun sequence genome has a window encoding:
- the LOC120049826 gene encoding ceroid-lipofuscinosis neuronal protein 6 homolog codes for MQAAVRKRQSNAPRSSTNPSQPGSKPEGSSMKRPQFHFDLWFYLTVQNWVLDFGRPIVMIILPLEWFPLNKPSAGDYFHMAYNVITPFLLLKLIERSPRALPRSAVYLSIITFVMGASIHLVGDSINHRLLLSGYQLHLSVRENPIIKDLKPATLIDSFELLYFYDEQLGHLMWYIPFFIILFLYFTGCFTHVKEEKTMPLSGWLLLGPSALYYWYLVTEGQIFQLFLLTFLAMVATVIHQRHKGSVPDANGLFLFVSFSVTMCLVAVWVAWLWSDPVLRKKYPGHLYVPEPWSYYTLHVKDSH; via the exons ATGCAAGCTGCGGTACGGAAACGTCAAAGCAATGCACCCCGGTCGTCAACGAACCCCAG CCAACCAGGGTCCAAGCCAGAGGGGTCATCAATGAAGAGGCCACAGTTCCACTTTGACCTGTGGTTCTATCTCACAGTGCaaaactgggtactggactttgGAAGGCCCATTGTAATG ATCATTCTCCCTCTGGAGTGGTTCCCCCTGAACAAGCCCAGTGCTGGAGACTACTTTCACATGGCCTACAATGTCATCACGCCATTCCTACTGCTCAAG CTGATTGAGCGGAGTCCCAGGGCCCTGCCTCGCTCCGCCGTGTACCTGAGCATCATCACCTTTGTGATGGGCGCCAGCATCCACCTGGTGGGCGACTCCATCAACCATCGTCTGCTGCTGAGTGGCTACCAGCTCCACCTGTCTGTCAGAGAGAACCCCATCATCAAAGACCTCAAACCTGCTACACTG attGATTCGTTTGAGCTTCTCTATTTTTATGATGAACAACTGGGACATTTGATGTG gTATATTCCTTTCttcatcatcctcttcctctaCTTCACTGGCTGCTTTACTCACGTCAAAGAGGAGAAGACAATGCCCCTGTCTGGTTGGCTGCTACTCGGACCCAGTGCCCTCTACTATTG GTACTTGGTCACAGAGGGTCAGATCTTCCAACTCTTCCTCCTCACTTTCCTAGCTATGGTAGCCACGGTGATCCACCAGCGGCATAAGGGCTCTGTCCCAGACGCCAATGGCCTCTTTCTGTTTGTCAGCTTCTCTGTCACCATGTGCCTGGTGGCCGTGTGGGTGGCCTGGCTGTGGAGCGACCCGGTACTGCGTAAGAAATACCCCGGTCACCTGTACGTCCCCGAGCCCTGGTCCTACTACACATTACACGTTAAGGACAGCCACTGA